In a genomic window of Syntrophales bacterium:
- a CDS encoding prepilin-type N-terminal cleavage/methylation domain-containing protein → MRGQKGFTLIELLITLVIAVILMMAIYGAINTAQRSTQGIERKVTAQQDARAALELMAMEIRMASYNPNVVTNLWVDPGNCFSASGNQTYQGIQAATNNLMTIQMDINENSVITNNNNTDPNETIAYVYDAANQYITRATNCSGSAQPFLGETAASGRPRTVRVINDVNGNGAYDAGVDIPIFRYFNGSGTELTSFPADIPNIRRIDITLAVETAEIDPMTNQRRRLVYSTSVTPRNHAAN, encoded by the coding sequence ATGAGAGGCCAGAAAGGGTTTACCCTCATCGAATTGCTGATCACGTTGGTCATCGCCGTCATCCTCATGATGGCGATCTACGGGGCGATCAACACCGCACAGCGATCCACCCAGGGGATCGAGCGGAAGGTGACGGCCCAGCAGGACGCCCGCGCCGCCCTGGAGCTGATGGCAATGGAGATTCGCATGGCTTCGTACAACCCGAATGTTGTCACGAACCTCTGGGTTGACCCGGGCAACTGCTTCAGTGCGAGTGGAAACCAGACCTACCAGGGAATCCAGGCGGCAACGAACAATCTCATGACGATCCAGATGGACATCAACGAGAACTCCGTCATCACGAACAACAACAATACGGATCCCAACGAAACCATCGCCTACGTCTATGATGCGGCCAACCAGTATATCACCAGGGCAACCAACTGCAGCGGCTCTGCACAGCCGTTTCTAGGAGAAACCGCGGCCAGCGGCCGCCCTCGGACGGTCCGGGTCATCAATGACGTGAACGGAAACGGCGCGTACGACGCGGGCGTCGATATCCCTATTTTCCGCTATTTCAACGGGAGCGGAACCGAACTGACCAGTTTCCCGGCGGATATCCCGAACATCCGGAGGATCGACATCACGCTGGCAGTGGAGACGGCGGAAATCGATCCCATGACGAACCAGAGGAGACGCCTTGTCTACTCAACCAGTGTTACTCCGAGGAACCATGCTGCCAACTGA
- a CDS encoding GspH/FimT family pseudopilin: MTPLHRQRSSGCQAQPFGSTGGGFNPRGFSLAELLIVIAIIGTLAAIAGYSWQRYVTNSNLRAAAREIASDFSAARENAIKGSQNHTINFDVSGNQYTISPGAKVKTPTFFGSDIRLTAANFGIGGTTITFLPRGTASAGNVSLVNSRGSTAQIVVNITGKNYVQFATQ; the protein is encoded by the coding sequence ATGACACCGTTACATCGGCAAAGATCATCCGGTTGCCAGGCACAACCATTCGGGAGCACTGGCGGAGGTTTCAATCCCAGAGGGTTCAGTCTCGCCGAGCTCCTGATCGTCATTGCCATCATCGGCACACTGGCGGCTATTGCGGGGTATTCCTGGCAGCGTTATGTCACAAATTCCAATCTCCGGGCTGCTGCCCGCGAGATTGCCTCGGATTTCTCCGCGGCAAGGGAAAACGCCATCAAGGGAAGCCAGAACCATACGATCAACTTCGATGTGTCCGGCAATCAATACACGATCTCTCCGGGAGCAAAAGTCAAGACTCCAACATTCTTCGGCTCGGATATCCGCCTCACGGCCGCCAATTTCGGTATCGGGGGCACGACCATCACATTTCTGCCAAGAGGGACGGCCTCGGCCGGGAATGTGTCGCTTGTAAACAGTCGCGGGTCCACGGCGCAGATCGTAGTAAACATTACAGGAAAGAACTATGTCCAGTTTGCGACGCAATGA
- a CDS encoding DsbC family protein, producing MQMTSFERIMKRFVPLILLVLVFSLPAQVNGQGKPAIKDPCSSMTEAALHDIFDKIAPGGVSILSNRKSPVDGFCEIALGSKMNPQIVYLDYTKNFILAGSMFDAHSMTNLSLISKNAIQDQFRVDVAKIPLDNALWMGNAKATKKVIVFTDPDCPFCSSLHKTLHQIVNERQDVAFLIKLLPLPMHKDAYWKSKSILCNRSLKMLDEVFEKKEIPRTDCTMDELEKNLQFAQSFDFGTPTLIFQDGSVIPGAVPKDELMKKLDSKK from the coding sequence ATGCAAATGACATCGTTTGAGCGGATCATGAAGCGATTTGTCCCGTTGATTCTTCTGGTACTCGTTTTCAGTCTGCCCGCTCAGGTAAACGGCCAAGGCAAACCAGCGATAAAAGACCCCTGTTCGTCTATGACGGAAGCTGCTTTGCATGATATTTTTGACAAGATTGCACCGGGCGGCGTGTCCATCCTTTCAAATCGAAAAAGTCCGGTGGACGGCTTCTGCGAAATCGCACTCGGCAGCAAAATGAATCCGCAGATTGTTTATCTGGATTATACGAAAAATTTCATCCTCGCAGGATCGATGTTCGATGCCCACAGCATGACCAATCTCAGTCTGATATCGAAAAACGCGATTCAGGATCAGTTCCGGGTTGATGTTGCCAAGATCCCCCTGGACAATGCTTTATGGATGGGAAATGCAAAGGCAACAAAGAAAGTGATCGTATTTACGGATCCCGACTGCCCGTTCTGTTCCTCCCTTCACAAGACTCTGCATCAGATCGTAAACGAAAGGCAGGATGTGGCTTTTCTCATCAAGCTTCTGCCACTCCCCATGCACAAGGATGCCTACTGGAAATCCAAGAGCATCCTCTGCAACCGCTCTTTGAAAATGCTGGATGAAGTCTTTGAAAAAAAAGAAATACCCCGGACGGACTGCACGATGGATGAACTGGAAAAGAATCTCCAGTTTGCTCAATCTTTTGACTTTGGAACCCCCACATTGATTTTCCAGGACGGCTCGGTTATTCCCGGGGCCGTACCGAAAGATGAACTGATGAAAAAGCTGGATTCGAAGAAATGA
- a CDS encoding PilC/PilY family type IV pilus protein — translation MKRSACFLLMLFVCLVLPLTANAQEDEADESALFTSLAPDALIVLDLSGSMNWAAAGEYMYAASCSSDGPFYNDPAAGLIKCTISTTNVPKYGTTNCDGAFYKTSHTGYTTNCSRLSIAKRGLFEILDDNNDTYINLQDSNSLGIRLGYMRYYNCGSDESGSYSSGCNMVLKTIDTKYSSIYCGKTSSCSTTDVGSSSTISGATATGGTPLAGALTEAKSYLDYHKNTDSAALCRSKFAILITDGADTFACSGNGQENQVDQYKRRRAFVEKARALSAAGYRTFVIGFGAAMPHFLKNTLNWAAYLGGTDNPQATNTGNPTAYTEVTSPCTAVTVTSGSQCLATADYNAANSICYHTLTGEEGHYYSPNDPGELSLSGYAFIASNPAELSSALKAAFTIIREATYSFSQASVQSTRTQDENFIYEGSFQPVTNDPFWLGHLRKYNINTDGSVGSVVWNAGTILQSRGADTRTMYTYVGGALTAFTTSIARSYFNADSDAERNMIVGYLRGESAYNFDYWKLGDVFRSNPITISTPSSFFNDTRDANNAFSAFRSSHARTSAIGNRVILAGANDAQMHAFKTSDGEEAWSFIPPNFLYRLKSLAHSTHPTLLAHAYYVDGQVTVSEYWTGSGDGTSKTSTDWKSILVFGLGRGGSTTLWSSSASCDTGFNSTYSTTYSNYCGFYALNVTNPLTPTYLWRIMPSSTQAPYLGDPWSRMQIGRVSILGNEKWVGFIGAGYNASECAGGGTCDPRGKGFYIIDLADGTVLWSYTRSDNTNMNYSLPAPPAIADTDNDNFIDTVYIGDLGGSMWRFKMCSAADLASNPYCTTSSWSGGYLFAASTGTIRPIFTSPAVAKDKQNNLWIYWGTGDKSDPTASNAQEKFFGLKDNDRTTSYSINDLENITTGTYDTASTTKKGWYINLAGQGEKMLADPTVYGGVVYFTSYTPPIGSDLCSQAGTAKLYGVNYTTGGAALTTSTGTARSVTLGVGIPSAPVISLKPGSSPVPDLYVTVSGGAGTGASTMRADINPVSPSNRTNMLYWRDRRLQ, via the coding sequence ATGAAGCGTTCGGCTTGTTTTCTATTGATGTTGTTTGTTTGCCTGGTCCTGCCGTTGACGGCAAACGCCCAGGAGGATGAGGCGGACGAGTCCGCTCTGTTCACCTCCCTGGCGCCGGACGCACTGATCGTTCTCGACCTTTCGGGAAGCATGAACTGGGCGGCCGCCGGAGAATACATGTATGCAGCCAGCTGTTCCTCCGACGGGCCGTTCTATAACGATCCCGCTGCAGGCCTCATAAAGTGCACGATCAGTACGACGAATGTCCCCAAATACGGAACAACGAATTGTGACGGGGCTTTCTACAAGACCAGCCATACTGGTTATACAACCAACTGCAGCCGCCTTTCCATCGCCAAGCGGGGGCTATTTGAAATCCTGGACGACAACAACGACACGTACATCAACCTTCAGGACTCAAACAGTCTGGGAATCCGGCTCGGGTACATGCGCTATTACAATTGCGGATCCGATGAAAGCGGGAGCTACTCAAGCGGCTGCAACATGGTCCTGAAGACCATCGACACCAAGTACAGCTCCATCTATTGCGGCAAAACTTCGAGCTGCTCAACCACCGATGTCGGATCAAGTTCGACCATCTCCGGGGCCACCGCCACAGGCGGCACACCACTGGCAGGCGCCCTGACAGAAGCCAAGTCATACCTTGACTACCACAAAAACACCGACAGCGCGGCTCTATGCCGCTCGAAGTTCGCCATCCTGATCACCGACGGTGCCGACACCTTTGCCTGCAGCGGCAATGGCCAGGAAAACCAGGTGGATCAGTACAAGCGTCGGCGGGCCTTCGTGGAAAAAGCACGGGCGCTTTCCGCCGCCGGCTACCGCACCTTCGTAATCGGCTTTGGAGCCGCCATGCCCCACTTCCTCAAAAACACCTTGAACTGGGCCGCCTACCTCGGAGGCACAGACAACCCCCAGGCAACCAATACAGGGAACCCGACGGCCTATACCGAGGTGACATCCCCGTGTACGGCCGTTACGGTCACCAGCGGCAGCCAGTGCCTGGCCACGGCGGATTACAATGCAGCGAATTCAATCTGTTACCATACCCTGACGGGTGAAGAGGGCCATTACTACTCCCCCAACGACCCCGGGGAACTGTCCCTCTCCGGGTATGCCTTCATCGCTTCGAACCCGGCTGAGCTCTCCTCAGCCCTGAAGGCGGCCTTCACGATCATTCGCGAGGCAACCTATTCCTTCTCCCAGGCCTCCGTCCAGTCGACCCGGACGCAGGACGAGAATTTCATCTATGAAGGCTCCTTCCAGCCCGTGACAAACGATCCCTTCTGGCTCGGGCACCTGAGGAAATACAACATCAATACCGACGGAAGTGTCGGCAGCGTGGTCTGGAACGCGGGCACCATTCTCCAGTCCCGGGGGGCCGACACCCGGACCATGTATACGTACGTGGGAGGAGCCCTGACAGCCTTCACGACGAGCATTGCCAGAAGCTATTTCAACGCCGATTCCGATGCCGAACGGAACATGATCGTAGGATATCTGCGCGGCGAATCCGCTTACAACTTCGATTACTGGAAACTCGGGGACGTGTTCCGCTCCAACCCGATCACCATCAGCACGCCGTCATCCTTTTTTAATGACACCCGAGACGCCAACAACGCGTTTTCCGCGTTTCGATCGAGCCACGCCAGGACCTCCGCCATCGGGAACCGGGTCATCCTCGCCGGCGCCAATGACGCCCAGATGCATGCATTTAAGACAAGTGACGGTGAGGAGGCGTGGAGCTTCATCCCTCCCAATTTCCTGTACCGACTCAAGTCGCTTGCCCATTCAACCCATCCCACGCTGCTGGCCCATGCCTATTACGTGGACGGGCAGGTAACCGTATCCGAGTACTGGACCGGTAGCGGTGACGGCACCAGCAAGACATCCACCGACTGGAAGAGCATCCTCGTCTTCGGCCTGGGCAGGGGCGGAAGCACAACCCTCTGGAGTTCATCCGCTTCCTGTGACACCGGCTTCAATTCCACATACAGCACGACATACTCCAACTATTGCGGATTCTATGCCTTGAACGTAACCAATCCGCTAACCCCGACATACCTGTGGCGCATCATGCCTTCCAGCACCCAGGCGCCGTACCTGGGAGATCCCTGGAGCCGCATGCAGATCGGACGGGTCAGTATCCTGGGGAACGAAAAATGGGTGGGTTTCATCGGAGCCGGCTACAATGCCTCCGAGTGCGCCGGCGGCGGAACCTGCGATCCCCGGGGCAAGGGGTTTTACATTATTGACCTGGCGGACGGTACCGTCCTGTGGAGCTACACCCGGTCGGACAATACGAACATGAATTACAGCCTCCCGGCCCCTCCGGCCATTGCCGATACGGACAATGACAACTTCATCGATACAGTTTACATTGGAGACCTTGGTGGAAGCATGTGGCGATTCAAGATGTGCTCTGCTGCGGATCTCGCCAGCAATCCCTACTGCACGACATCGAGCTGGTCGGGAGGTTATCTCTTTGCCGCCTCTACCGGTACCATACGACCCATTTTCACGAGTCCCGCCGTCGCGAAAGACAAGCAGAACAACTTGTGGATATACTGGGGCACGGGTGACAAGTCGGATCCGACGGCGTCCAACGCTCAGGAAAAATTCTTCGGCCTTAAGGACAATGACCGGACGACATCATACTCGATCAATGACCTTGAAAATATTACAACAGGAACCTACGACACCGCCTCGACCACAAAGAAAGGGTGGTACATCAACCTCGCCGGCCAGGGTGAAAAGATGCTGGCCGACCCCACGGTCTATGGAGGCGTTGTTTATTTCACATCCTATACACCTCCGATCGGGAGCGATCTCTGCTCACAGGCTGGGACAGCAAAACTCTATGGCGTGAACTATACGACGGGTGGTGCGGCCCTGACGACCAGTACGGGAACAGCCCGCAGTGTCACGCTCGGCGTGGGGATCCCCTCCGCACCGGTCATCTCCCTGAAGCCGGGATCGTCGCCGGTGCCGGATCTCTACGTGACCGTCAGCGGAGGTGCCGGAACGGGTGCCAGCACGATGCGTGCTGACATCAACCCCGTGTCGCCATCCAATCGAACGAACATGCTCTACTGGAGGGACCGGCGCCTGCAATAG
- a CDS encoding secretin and TonB N-terminal domain-containing protein, producing MKRLIEGLLVVFFVLAVLLPGGNAADPAVLEGITFDHPTGKERVNILVSKPASFTVEERDGNIVRIRLEGASVPDKLKRTHGAGELDNIKSIVADGKGSGSRSWVAVDVSLKERVPFVVRQSSRSILVDFNVTTLALAKPAAPVVKPSVPVVKPSASTKTPVVSSKALLLGQAPAETKPVQVAKSYDLDAADGEKAKYTGQRISIDFQDANIRSVFRLLSEVSGKNIVSAEDIKGSVTITLKNVPWDQALDTILSLNSLTKRESGDVISIITQDKLKKETADRKAIEDEQRKSELARKEEEQKQLVEKGRLRQVSIEAKIIETTDSFIRNLGVQWAAGGTGLGGANSYPYGAAGGTNPSLLNSLVTTPPTGIGLTSEALAVNFLPMASTITSPTLGIVLGSSKAVLDVQLAASETISETRIISSPKITTMDNVKAIIKQGEDVPYVTPASSTSPATVSFKEAVLKLEVKPRLTPDGKISMEIKASNDYADYARAASLQNNPPINKSEIESTVVVRDGDTIVIGGIMKTTDTEAVTGVPWIHKIPVLGWLFKTEDITKKKTQLLIFVTPKIINSTDTAVFAEPALMSAEG from the coding sequence ATGAAGCGATTGATTGAGGGACTACTCGTCGTTTTCTTTGTACTGGCCGTCCTTCTGCCTGGAGGAAATGCCGCCGATCCAGCTGTATTGGAAGGCATCACATTCGATCATCCGACCGGGAAGGAGCGGGTCAATATCCTGGTATCGAAACCCGCTTCATTCACAGTGGAGGAACGGGATGGAAACATTGTGCGAATTCGGCTGGAAGGGGCTTCCGTGCCGGACAAGCTCAAACGGACCCATGGAGCTGGAGAATTAGACAACATCAAGAGTATTGTTGCTGACGGCAAAGGATCAGGGAGCCGAAGCTGGGTCGCCGTGGATGTCAGCCTGAAGGAGCGGGTACCGTTCGTCGTCAGGCAGAGCAGTCGTTCTATACTTGTAGATTTCAATGTGACCACGCTGGCGCTCGCGAAGCCTGCCGCACCGGTTGTAAAGCCTTCCGTGCCGGTCGTAAAGCCGTCCGCCTCGACGAAAACGCCGGTAGTTTCCAGCAAGGCGCTTCTTCTCGGGCAGGCACCGGCGGAAACCAAACCGGTACAGGTCGCAAAATCTTACGACCTGGATGCAGCGGACGGGGAAAAAGCGAAATACACCGGCCAGAGAATTTCCATCGATTTCCAGGACGCGAACATCCGTTCCGTCTTTCGTCTCCTTTCCGAAGTGAGCGGGAAAAACATCGTTTCGGCAGAGGACATCAAGGGGAGCGTTACCATTACCCTGAAGAATGTTCCCTGGGATCAGGCCCTGGATACGATTCTTTCCCTGAACAGCCTGACGAAAAGGGAATCGGGTGACGTTATCTCCATCATAACCCAGGATAAACTGAAAAAAGAAACAGCCGACAGGAAGGCCATCGAAGACGAACAGAGAAAATCGGAACTGGCCCGCAAGGAAGAAGAACAGAAACAGCTCGTCGAGAAGGGTCGGCTGCGGCAAGTGTCCATTGAAGCGAAGATCATCGAGACGACGGACAGTTTCATCCGGAATCTGGGCGTTCAATGGGCGGCCGGTGGCACCGGTCTGGGAGGTGCAAACAGTTATCCTTATGGTGCGGCAGGAGGAACCAACCCGTCCCTGCTGAATTCTCTCGTGACCACTCCGCCCACGGGGATAGGCCTTACCAGTGAGGCCCTGGCTGTGAATTTCCTGCCCATGGCCTCAACCATAACATCTCCGACGCTCGGCATCGTCCTGGGAAGCTCCAAGGCGGTTCTGGACGTGCAGCTCGCCGCCAGTGAAACAATCAGTGAGACCCGTATCATATCTTCTCCGAAAATAACGACGATGGATAATGTCAAGGCCATTATCAAGCAGGGTGAGGATGTACCGTACGTGACACCGGCATCCTCCACAAGTCCGGCCACGGTATCCTTCAAGGAAGCAGTCCTGAAGCTGGAGGTGAAACCCCGTTTGACGCCGGATGGAAAGATATCGATGGAGATCAAGGCGTCCAACGACTATGCAGACTACGCTAGGGCCGCAAGCCTGCAGAACAACCCACCGATCAACAAGAGCGAGATCGAGTCCACGGTTGTCGTGAGAGACGGCGATACGATCGTCATTGGTGGAATCATGAAAACCACGGACACGGAGGCCGTAACGGGGGTTCCATGGATCCATAAGATCCCTGTTCTGGGCTGGCTTTTCAAGACGGAAGACATCACGAAGAAGAAAACGCAGTTGCTTATCTTTGTCACGCCAAAGATCATCAATTCGACGGATACAGCGGTTTTTGCCGAGCCGGCGTTGATGTCAGCGGAAGGATAG
- a CDS encoding pilus assembly protein PilP: MKRKNRSWMGIAACGAFLLMAADGWTQTAVQPVPQPQVPVETYRYVPAGKPDPFKPFIELNKPLVVKKTTGRRKMGPISPLQNLSLEQFSLVGIAVGKASRVAMMEDKIAKKFYPVVSGTYIGQNDGRVVEILADRIIVEERLREGGGKVKAKRIPILLHKDEGVKP, encoded by the coding sequence ATGAAAAGAAAAAACCGTAGTTGGATGGGAATAGCCGCCTGTGGAGCGTTTCTGTTGATGGCGGCCGACGGATGGACCCAGACGGCGGTACAGCCGGTTCCACAGCCGCAGGTTCCGGTGGAGACGTACCGGTATGTTCCAGCAGGGAAGCCGGATCCGTTCAAGCCCTTTATCGAGTTGAACAAGCCGCTGGTGGTCAAAAAGACAACCGGCCGCCGGAAAATGGGCCCCATCTCCCCGTTGCAGAATCTGTCTCTGGAACAGTTTTCCCTGGTGGGTATTGCCGTTGGCAAAGCCAGTCGTGTCGCCATGATGGAGGATAAAATCGCCAAAAAGTTTTATCCCGTGGTGTCTGGCACGTACATTGGACAAAACGATGGCCGCGTGGTGGAGATCCTGGCCGATCGGATCATCGTGGAGGAGAGGTTGCGAGAGGGCGGAGGAAAGGTGAAAGCGAAGCGGATTCCGATTCTGCTTCACAAGGATGAAGGGGTGAAACCATGA